The window cacagtcgtacagtcccccAACACATTCACAATCGCCAAAATTTGCAAAGTACTGCCTTTAATTTATATAGGCCGATAACACTTTGTTTGGAATGTGCCAATAAACTTCACTTGACTTTTGCAGgtagaaattaatgaatgtcacttcaaagtattaatttaagaaatgaaaatgttacgggaaaaatatgaaataatcATGGAACACAGTTTATAGTTATTTACCACTAAAAACAATGAAACTAAACACAGTTCACTTGCTATACACTGTCTGTGGTTACTTGCTACAACGTAAAAATAATACTGTCACACTTGACACACAAAAAAGAACTATTAAAGAGTTTATCTGTACAacactgctaatagcgatgaaataaataataactagtcattcactcttagcacagtgagtctcataaaataacaaagtcactgaagaatatttagaaaTAGTTACATACTATTATGTGCAGAAATcagttcgaatccagttaagaTTAACACCATAATGGATTATCATTTTAAGTCACTCGTATTTAATAGTTTATCACTAGTTAAGGAGCATTTAAGTGTTGAATGGTAAGAAATATATAAATGCTTGTGTTAATAATGATGAGATATCTCAAACACTTCCAAATATCACAGTAATTGAAATATTAAATGATGTTctaacacttgcacagcaacaaaataagttaaacacttcacttggttttTGATCAAAGAAACATGAAGTTTGAGAATTACACCAAGTTCAATTCTCGGCGTGAGAATTTACAAGTCGTGTTTTACAATCACCATGTTGTCACTTGACTTTACTTTCCGATGGACAGAATAACACAGGGTCTGACCAGGCAGAGCCCTTGCCAAAGAATGTCGGTCTATCGCTGAGCAGTCTTTTTTACTGTCAAGGCCTAAACTTTGTATGATAACGTGATTATTTCAAAGTGGATTTACTCTAAAATTCCTTGaaggattttcttgagatttgacaaCAGAGATGTTCTTGTGATTGGCTACAGAATGGCATTATTAAAgaagtttttttaaatttctgaattgaaaattttcaaatGCATGACTCATCGATTCCAGATGCATCCAGTTCTCGCCACGAGGTAGGTTGACGAGTTGGGCGGGCTAGTCTGCCTTGCTCCTTCTACGTCACACACAGCTGTTCGTTTGCTCGCTGCCTTGTCCTGGCACATGTAAACACAGcgagcttggagttctcggcgCGCGTGATAATTATACGACATTGCTCTTAATAAAATCATATGGCATGTACCATGAGTTTCTGGTAAAATATGTGGTGGTATTTTTTTCTCCCTTAATCCAATAACAAAAATACATTACAGTATATTAATAAAATATGTTgacatatttactgatactatgTTGATGCATTTCTTCAACAGATGATAGTTTTAGTTGACATCTAATGTTCAAACCTGGTTCAGTCTTAACTTGTAGATAGAGTAAGGATTGTactagtcatttatttatttgtttatttatttatttgtttgtttgtttgtttgtttgtttgtttgtttgtttgtttgtttgtttgtttgtttgtttccaacATAGGGCAACTCCAGTCAATTACACAAAGGAAATTTAGTTtttctatgcttccaatatttctttAACCTTTCAGTTGCTGACATCCTTTCTTCAGTTGAGAACACTTTTTGCCCTTTTATTAATTTTGATTTGTAGTCTCACATGTGAGTTGTTGAGAATCTTAATTTATGCATTTGAAGTAACACTTCATCatctttcattgtaattattttgtTTGTCTACAGAACTACCGAGCACGCAAATGTAGCATCGtgcaggaagaagaagatgaagacgaCATGAACTCTTGCTCTGGGAGGGAGGAGCTGGCTCCTCCCCACAACTCTTTGAATCGCCGAGGTTCTCGTTCCGAGGGAAAGCTGAATTTAGCCCTACAGGAGCGCCTAGCTGAATCTGAACGACGCAAGGAGAAACCCAGTACTGCTGTAGCTCCTGTCGCTGCACACTTGGGAGTACCTCCTGTGTCTTCTTGGATACCACCAAGCAAGAAACCACCTTCGCCAGTTATTGGTTCTGACAGACCTAGGTCAGCTGTGGTATCGTCCACAGGCCAAGTCAGTACTACTGCTGCTTATATTCCTGGTAGTACTAAGTGGCGTGTTGGATCTAAACAGCAGCCCCCGTCTGAACTGTCGGTGCTAAAACCCACTCTTCCTCCATCGCGAATTTCCGTTATTACTACGACTCCATCCACTACTACTTCTATCATTACAGAATCTTCTACCATATCTATTCCTATCCATATAACACCAGCAATGTCTGGTGCAACAGCTCTTCCAAAATACAAGACAATGCCTTCTCCAACCCGTCCTATGCACTCTGTGCTAAGCTCACCTCAGTTGGCACTGAATGAAATCTTTGAAGAAGGCGATGGAGCAGCATCAGGAGAGGTGACAGCCATCCGGTCGGGATCACGTGGCTTTGTGGCTAGACAGCAGGGAGCTGCATATGAGCAACGGAGAGCGAAGTTTCACAAAGCAAGAACAGCAAGCTGCAGCTCATCTGATGCAAGTGATGATGATAGTGAAAGCAGAAAGAAACGGGCTCATAAATTGGGAACAGCAGCTGGAGAAAAGCCTTTACCTCAGCGGAGAGACTCTCATGATGATTCTAGCGATTCGCAAGATCCTGGAAGCAGTACAGGTGGAGGTGCAGGTGGTGGTGGGACTCGTGCAGAGTGTAAACAACAGGCCCCTTCACAGACTGCCGGGGTCTCAGAGGGCTCACGAACTCagtcgggtggtggtggtggaggtggtggcagtggtgggggtggtggtggtcgTCGACAGTGCAGTGGTACTGTGCAACAACCTCCCTTTGGCCGGCGGCATCGTACAGGACGCCGGAGACCTGGAGAGACAAGGCTTCGTGAGAGTCAGTCCTTGAACCGAATAACAGAAGTTCAAGAAGCGGAACATATGTGCCACAATAACGTAGTCATAGTTACCTCCTCCGTCTTAGCATCTCACTCTACCACGACATCCGTCTCGTCTCCTAAAGTGCGTAGCTTCGGTGCTCGCCTGCTACAGGGCTGGTCCCTCTCTGGGTCGGCATCGAAGAAGCTGGGCACAACAGAAGGGAAATGCAGTGCCCTACGAATGGGCAACTCGCTTTTGAAGGAGGATCGCGGAGCCGTGAAGGTCCCGGAGAGGCCAGAATGTTGTCTGGAAGAGAAAGAAAACTGTTGTAAGCCAGAGAAACAGAAGAGTTCTAGCAAAAAGGGTAGGTTATTAGGTCGTTACTTCCAAGTTCACAAGAAACTGTGTCTGCCCCTGCCTGGCCTGTTTGGGCGAGGTCGTCTGTACAAGGCTCAGTCTTGTGGATCCATTGTGCGGGACCGTGTGACTCTAGCTCCCTCTCTTTGTGGAGATGACAGATGGTGTCCTATTGCCATGACAACAGCTGCAGAAGATGAGGGTGGCAGAAAGTTGGTGAGTTGTCTTTCTTACTGTGAGGGAAGTATGGTTGATGCATGTAATATATTTATCCTCAAATTTCAAGATAACTGTAAATTTTAAGAATTAAGTTATTGTTCCTGACACTTTTCACTAACTTGAGCTTTCTTATTCTTGTTATACCAAAACTCATTGAAGGAATTTTGCATCGCATATGAAGTATGTGCACACTAGCTTCAAAGAGTTTCTGGAATTaataacagaaaaataaattaCTCTGCATTCATTTAGACAACATTTCCTTCAAAATAGTTTCCAACTGCAATGATACAATGTTTTAAAGCATTGCTCAAAACCATTTTGTAAAATGTTCTAGTCACTTTTGCTGTGACTTCAGCACTTGCAAATTGTTGTTTCTTTAGATGACATTTTAACCGTGGGAAAAGGACTAAGTCTGGTTGTGACAGATCTGGAGAGTATTGAGTAGGTTCTTTATACCTGGCAAGGTAATTTATTACCAAGACTAACTGATGAGCAGGTGCATTGTCATGCAGAGGAAACCAGCCATTTTCTGTCACTTGCTTCTTTCTCACTGTATTCCTGAAGCGACGAAGAAGGTCTacataaatttctttgtttacAATACGACTTTCAGAAATAAATTTGTGGTGGACTCTGAGTATCAAGAAAAATATTAGCATAGCTAATGTCCTAATGAAAATTTTGTTTCAGAGATGTTTTGGGTTTCCACTCGTACGCTTGACATTTAGGAACTAGGTCTTTAAATAACATCAAGTGTTCTCTCCAGCAATTACGTTGTTAGAAAAAAGTCACCATCTTAGTTATCCATAGTGATTAGGTCCCCAGCAGGAGTGATTCTTGTAGTTTAGGAGTGAATGTTTTTGGGACCAACTTTTTGATAAATGTAATGCATGTTCGGTTTTTTGTGAAGAATTGTGCGAACACTTTCAAGTGAAATTCCAATCTCTGCAGATCTCTCTTCAATAGTCTTTCATCCATCTCCCACCATAACATCATGCATGTGCTGAATTTTTGCTTTATTTGTCACTGATGAAAGTTGACTGCAGCTTGCACAGCCTTCGCACAGATGTTTATGTCAGGTATGATGGTTCATATATAcgtaattttttaaaattcctgGTTTACCATAAGCTTCTTCAAGCATTCTTAATGTCTCTGaaggaaattttttaacaagacacACAGTTTAATACAGTAGAACTTTGataattccaaatcagttaattcaaaatctcgcctaattcgaagcagctctcattcccggaagcattaggtacagttttgcatgttatttaaatcaatTCGAATCATGGATAATTTGTAATTTGAACAACAATGTCgatcccattaccgaaattcaactttttaattcaaaactgcctttacgtttagaaaaaaagtattttacagagtaatttaaatttaaaatttatcctCGTCATGAAAGAATAGCCCTTTCGGAATGTGCtggggtagctttccgcatttttactcacttcggcgtgtctacagtgtgcttcatatttgctaagttcgagtgaaatcctaattcttttgtattcagcattttaaggaatgctacaaaatcacatagcaggcagtgtgcagagaaggaGAATCCATGAACACAGGCAAtggccgacagttggcgaaaaagcgtggctcatataatcaatttgtacacaCCGAACagtattgtcaatgccaatgaaactggattatttttttttcaatgctgagcccaaacggacttacggtCTTAAAGGAGAGAAGCGCCAGCTGGAAGTCATACGAGGGTGGggatcactgtactgtgttgcaatgcacacggaagcgagataattccttccctcatcataggaaagtttgaaaagccacgatgttttaagggcgtccggcactttccgtgcaagtacaaggcatctaaaaatgcaaacagtacaggataaagcatttgcacaggggagccagcataatttgtccttgtctttgaatcatgttctgttttctttcgttgcgtgaggttatgtttgccattgttttatccaagtgcattattatatgaataatgtaaatgcaccttgttggatacattttggaagtagtgttttccatggcatttgaaaggtttaaactgagaatcaggGTGAttattgcatgcattaatgggtcttagaatctttgtgatgcggcaaggattggcatttctgaattacgagagaagtgctATGGCAGGAAATCATACAAGTATAGAGTcactgtgccggccccgtggtgtaggggtagcgtgcctgcctcttacccgaagaccccgggttcgatttccggccaggtcagggatttttacctggatctgagggctggttcgaggtccactcggcctatgcgattagaattgaagagctatctgacagtgagttaGCAGCCCtgttcaagaaagccaagaataatgacaggattcattgtgctgactccatgacacctcgtaatctgcaggccttcaggataagcagcggtcgcttggtaggccaaggccctgcaagggctgtaatgccatgtggttgagttaggttaggtttggtttaTAGAGTCACTACTGTGTTTTAATGCAGACGggagcgagagactttctccccttgtCATAAGAAAGTTTgaaaagccatgatgttttaacTGCATCGGGTAATTTCCTTGCAAGTAAAAGGcacctaaaatgcatacagtacagtaatccaatgaataaagtacgTTTACAGGGGAGCCAGTGTAGATTTAGATTTCTCCttatctttgaatcatgtttttttttaaaatgtaattgcaTGAGATTAtttttgccagtgagttatccaagtgcattatttgagtactgtaaatgcaccttgttggatacatattgaaaatagtttttttttcatggcatttgtgaaaggtttaaactgtgaatcaaggttaattgcatgcagtaatgagtcttagaatattttgtgacgccgCAAAGtctggcatttctgaattacgaattgGTGGTTAATTTGAagtcacgtaattcaaagtccgattttttcATCCCAACgatttcgaattaacgaggttttactgtatttatacaTTGCTGTGTAGCCAAACTCAATTGCAAACCACAAAGTGTCAGAGATCTTTGCAACACAAAGACAACAATGGTCATGAACATGAGGTTTGTACAGAGGTTGATATGAGTGCTGCCAACAACTAATGGAAAAAATATTCCATATCGCTTTATTCATTTTGACAGGGAAAAATATTATTCCAGGAACTTTTTAAATCTAGTGGTAGTCCATGAAACAAAAAGGAGGAGTTGTTTCATAAAGTATAAGACATACGGTAAGTGCTAATTCCTGTTCAAGAaaccaaaaattaaaatatttctgtaCATATCATTGCTGTCTCAGTTAGACTTTTTCATATCAATCTTTAACACATTGTTATTTTGTAGCACGTTTTGGTTAATGACCATTTCTACATATTAAATGCATGCACCGTTACAGACAAAAATCAATAGGCATGCAAGCTGAAGAGATACTTCAGTTCTAAGGAAATGGAAATAAAAAAGGTTTCGAGTAGAAAATGTACCATATACTGTAATAGGATAAAGTGGTGGAGGAACATGTGTGTTTTATTGTCAGGGAGAAGTATTAAAATAAACGAGTTTCCATGTCTTCTTTCGTATACACCTGTGGGATATCTTTGTGTGGGGAAGGAAAACAGCTTCCTATCTTTGACAAATATTTGTACACTTGCTTGTTTACTTTCCATGACCTATTAGTTTTGTTTCATTGTTTTAGTATAACagtcgtctggctccatggctaaatggttagcgtgctggtctttagtcacagggatcccgggttcgattcctggcagggtcgggaagtttgaccataattggttaattcccctagcatggggactgggtgtatgtgtcgtcttcatcatttcatcctcatcacgatgcgcaggtcacctgcgggagtcaaatcaacagacctgcacctggcaagccgaagtcctcggacacatcccgacgttaaaagccatacaccactttttattattttttgaattttttttagtATAACAGTCTAAGAGAATGCACCTGGTTTTAATATTAGAAATTGGTAGAACAATATTTGACCAGGCgatttggctgtgcagttaggggcgtgcagctgtaagcttgcatcaaggagatgtgggttcgaatcccattgtcggcagtcctgacgatgattttccatgctttcccatttttaccaggcaaatgctggggctgtaccttaattaaggccacggccacttccttcccagtcctagtcctttcctatcccatcatcgctataagacctgtctgtcatTGCAGCGTAAAGTAAAAAATCCCACAATATTTGAACATCTATAACATGTTTGTTGTGCTTCTGATATACAGTAGTAAAGGAGAAGGATGATTTCCTGTTTCTGGTATCCTTTTAAAGCAGAGTATTTGTTTGTAGTTGAACTGATATTTTTACTAGTGTAGCAAAATCTTTGTAGGTGTGTGTCATTATTGCTTGAAAGGTGTTAGACATTACAGAATAAGGGTGGTTTTATCCCTCCATACACTGGTCATCAATAGTGAAAACTTTACTTCCTGTTTGAAAGACCATCCTGCGAAATTAACATTTTCTTACATCTTCATATTCTCATTTTGTTAATCCAGTGAACTTCATTTGCTTGGAACTAGAGAATTTATTTAGTCTGTCCATTGTAATGCCAGTCCCCTGATCAACACAGTTGGTCCATATCATTTATACCAGAAAGTCTTTTGTACCTTATTGTTGTTTAGAACCCGTCGTAATTTGTGATCCCAAGTGACCCGCATCTTTTCTACTTGATCCATCTATTTCTatcatttttcattatattactCATTCTTGAATTTAAAGAGCATTCAAATTTAGGTATGCAGCTACAAAGGAGAGTAAGAATGAGTTTACACTAGTGTAAGAATTTGGGTAATGGAAAGCACAAATCAAGTCAAATTCAGTGTGTGAGGGGAAAGTAATACCAAAAAACGTGAGAGGTTTATAGGAAGTGTGTTTACTGCAGTATGGTACAGCTGTCAGTGTCCTGTTACTGTCCAGAATGACAAAAGTCTGCGTTTTCCCATTTGGCTTTATGTTGCGCACGTGACAATTGTTTGTATACTCACTCCACTCAGGTGACCATCAGACAGCCATGGCACTTGTATATTGTGTTATGACACACAACAACAGTATatctgaaatctgaaaaataaaaatggttttTACATATGCCTTGCAATTATCATTCTCTGCTGTCCTCTGTGATCATGGTACAACATTCCCTTTCACTCTGTATAGAGAGGTAGGAATggataataggataaacacaataacaGGTCAACAttggaaaaaccgggcgagttggccgtgtgcgtagaggcgcgcggctgtgagcttgcatccgggagatagtaggttcgaatcccactatcggcagccctgaagatggttttccatggtttcccattttcacaccaggcaaatgctggggctgtaccttaattaaggccacagccgcttccttccaactctaggcctttcctatcccatcatcgccataaggtctatctgtgtcggtgcgacgtaaagcccctaggaaaaaaaaaattggaaaagggAGCGATAGAAAAGGAGACAAAGACAAGCATGAAAGAAAATGACTAGGATGATCTCCACACATCTTCATATACAGTACTGTACTTCTGTCTCCAAATAGATTGTCCTCTTCAATCCCAATTCTTCTCCATCCATTTTTCTCAGCCCCTGCAGAGTTTGTttttgcttcccagcttcatcaggactgcaggcttcaacactcattgaggggccatcgtgattgatcttcagtcttgatgtgggaagtatgAGATAAGAAGAAACTtgaataaacacaggaaaagggaagaaataaaaagatgcagaaaaggaaggaGATAAAAAGATAAATATGCATTCAGGTGGAAAATGGctatcatcaatcaatcagtcagtcagtcagtcagtcagtcagtcaaccagtttccacttatctgcatttaggatagtcacccaggtggcagattccctatcagttctttacctagtattttcttaaataatttcaaagaattctcctttggtaaattataccaatcccttactcctttttctataaacaaatatttgctgcaatttgtcctctcgaatttcaattatatcttcagattgtgatctgTTTTTACTTCTAAAAATACCACTCAAcctcattccatgccatctctccactgcttaatcgagcagcttgtctgtCTTTcttgaagtcttcccagcccagagtttgcaatattttcataatgctgctcttttgtcggaaaaatcatgctgcttttctttggaattcagtaatcctggtgagggtcccatgcactagaaccatactctaaattATGATCTTCTCACTGACTTACAGTGTCTCTTTTACATACTTACTGTAACCCCTATATACCCTGTAACCTTATAAAGAGatttataacctttatttacatccTCGCTAATGTGATCACTCAAaagatgatctttccttatacactACTAACACGTAAGTACTTAGTGATCACGATGAAGTACTTTCAcaccatcagcacagtaattaaagctgagaggatttttcctcttggtgaaactcacaacctgactttccaccCATTTTGCCATCATATCAttgccatctcacaacattgtcgaaatCTTTTTCcagtcactcacaatcttgtaatgtatCTATCATTtcatacagtataacattatctgtAAAAAGCTGTATCTCTCATTCCAGCTCTTTACTCATTATcatttataagaaaacatgaaggtccaataatactgccttgaactCCCCTTttaatcattataggatcagataattattcacctactctaattctctgagttctattttttagaatcTAGCCACCCGTTCATTCATACTTTTGTCTCGTCTgacagccctcatttttgtcagtattctcccatgatctactttATCAAAAGCCTTTGATAGGTGAATAGCAATgtggtccatttgacctcccgaatccaaaatgtctgctatatcttgctggaatcctacaagttaaaaCCTAGGAACACAGAACAAACTTTGTAAAAGGAGAAAAGGAACAAAATGGGTCAATATAAATAATGGAAAGATATGAACAAGAAACAAATAAAGTCATTAATAGATAAGAATGAGACATGAATAAGACCATATAATAGGACAAACATAATGGCAGCTCAGCATCGGAGTGGGAGCAGAAATgaagtggcatatggcttttaatgctgggaatgtccgaggacatgttcggctcaccaggtgcaggtcttttgattcgacacccgtaggcgacctgcgcgtcatgagaaggatgaaataatgatgaaggcaAAACACAtgcagccaccgtgccagcgaaattaaccaatgatggtaaaaattcccgacccttctgggaatcgaacccaagatccctttgaccaaaggccaccacgctaaccatttagccatggagccggacggagagGTAGCAATGGAAACTGAGACAAGGGCAAACATAATTTTTGGAGATTGTCCTTATTGTATTTTGTTATTTGACCTTGTCTCCTTTATTATTGCTCCCTCTCCCaatactgacctgtcattgtgtttattctgTTATATGTTCTTGTCTTTCTATAAATGACTCAATATAAGAATTCAGTTTATTATAGTGTCACATGCAGTCTAACGGAATATAATTCCAAACAGTATCTTAAAAAAAATCCTTAAATGCTTCataatatattgtaatattttgttcTTGACAggacttcttcctggccttttcctaataTCCTGGGGTTGGCACTTGGTTTAGATTTAGCctgtttttatgactggatgcctttcctgactccacccttcatggagggatgtattcactattgcgtgttcctgtggtgatttGTTGTGAGagtgttgtatgtagatgtgtCTTAAAggtgaacacaaacactcagccttt is drawn from Anabrus simplex isolate iqAnaSimp1 chromosome 1, ASM4041472v1, whole genome shotgun sequence and contains these coding sequences:
- the Snrk gene encoding SNF-related serine/threonine-protein kinase, translating into MHRAGSRSSYDGKIAGLYDLEETLGRGHFAVVKLARHVFTGEKVAVKVIDKSKLDDVSRAHLFQEVRCMKLVQHPNVVRLYEVIDTQTKLYLILELGDGGDLYDYIMRHDGGLGEEVAREYFRQIVRAISYCHQLHVVHRDLKPENVVFFERLGMVKLTDFGFSNRFNPGQKLETSCGSLAYSAPEILLGDSYDAPAVDVWSLGVILYMLVCGQAPFQEANDSETLTMIMDCKYTIPMHVSDACKRLIARMLIREPERRASLEEIAADAWLGEDPSAEPADFLPLVSREHVSDEDHALIIQKMVNGKIATKEEILEALDKNEYNHITATYFLLAERKLRAHRQEQAQQRMRPELSPLAPGKPYVKGDKLLVPEQDSPTQVNQSLLSVSRTPGDVPQNYRARKCSIVQEEEDEDDMNSCSGREELAPPHNSLNRRGSRSEGKLNLALQERLAESERRKEKPSTAVAPVAAHLGVPPVSSWIPPSKKPPSPVIGSDRPRSAVVSSTGQVSTTAAYIPGSTKWRVGSKQQPPSELSVLKPTLPPSRISVITTTPSTTTSIITESSTISIPIHITPAMSGATALPKYKTMPSPTRPMHSVLSSPQLALNEIFEEGDGAASGEVTAIRSGSRGFVARQQGAAYEQRRAKFHKARTASCSSSDASDDDSESRKKRAHKLGTAAGEKPLPQRRDSHDDSSDSQDPGSSTGGGAGGGGTRAECKQQAPSQTAGVSEGSRTQSGGGGGGGGSGGGGGGRRQCSGTVQQPPFGRRHRTGRRRPGETRLRESQSLNRITEVQEAEHMCHNNVVIVTSSVLASHSTTTSVSSPKVRSFGARLLQGWSLSGSASKKLGTTEGKCSALRMGNSLLKEDRGAVKVPERPECCLEEKENCCKPEKQKSSSKKGRLLGRYFQVHKKLCLPLPGLFGRGRLYKAQSCGSIVRDRVTLAPSLCGDDRWCPIAMTTAAEDEGGRKLAT